In one Alnus glutinosa chromosome 14, dhAlnGlut1.1, whole genome shotgun sequence genomic region, the following are encoded:
- the LOC133858033 gene encoding G-type lectin S-receptor-like serine/threonine-protein kinase LECRK3 produces the protein MDFITLFLVVSVFFTASAQQMESNVSRGSSLTPTTNSTWLSHSGLYAFGFYKQGDGYSVGIFIAGIPEKTVVWTANRDDPPVTSNATLSFASDGRLVLELALGQVTVVADSSGSASASMLNSGNFVIYNSDRKIRWKSFEHPTDTILPSQRLFAGKELFSSISETDHSKGIFRLKMQNDGNLVQYPVDTPDTAQNAYFATSVGGLGDNVTLNMDADGYLYLLNATGFNIGNLTQGGFPTAETIYLARLDADGIFRLYSHHLILNENWSIAWSSSNDLCNVKGVCGLNGLCILNDLKAECLCLPGFEMVQQGNWTAGCQRNFTAESCKSKLMQEVPNTIWEDVSYSALTVPFKDSCKQACLEDCNCEAALFKDRTCQKQRFPLRYGRRQLTDSYIAFIKVSMSTQTTYTTPNGNKHKENKQEFRVDILIICASFVAFGCMMLAISGIVFYKSHFRYRKLSCDGIVELSDEFAPRPFTYSELQQVTGGFREEVGRGSFGAVYKGVISNGQKVVAVKRLEKALAEGEREFQTEMKVIGRTHHRNLVRLLGYCHDGIHRLLVYEYMSNGSLADALFTPEKRPCWDERMGIARNIARGILYLHEECEQQIIHCDIKPQNILMDEHRCAKISDFGLAKLLKQDQTRTFTGIRGTRGYVAPEWHRKLPITVKADVYSYGIVLLEIICCRKCVDWNLPEKEAVLEEWAYHCFEAGDLDKLLGDEEVDQKQVERMVKLGLWCVQYEPSLRLSMKNVLLMLEEIVDIPIPPRSDSFLNAI, from the coding sequence ATGGATTTCATCACTCTGTTTCTTGTTGTCTCTGTATTCTTCACTGCTTCAGCTCAACAAATGGAGTCTAATGTGAGCCGAGGCTCTTCTCTAACACCCACCACAAACTCAACGTGGTTGTCACATTCTGGTCTCTATGCCTTTGGATTTTACAAGCAAGGCGATGGCTACTCTGTTGGGATTTTTATTGCCGGAATTCCTGAGAAGACCGTTGTCTGGACTGCGAACCGTGATGACCCACCAGTCACCAGCAATGCTACGTTGAGTTTCGCAAGCGATGGCAGGCTTGTCCTTGAATTGGCACTAGGGCAGGTAACCGTCGTGGCTGATTCTTCTGGGTCTGCTTCCGCTTCCATGCTTAACTCGGGCAATTTTGTCATCTACAATTCAGATCGAAAAATAAGATGGAAGAGTTTTGAGCACCCGACTGATACAATTCTACCCAGTCAACGTCTCTTTGCAGGTAAAGAGCTGTTTTCTAGTATTTCAGAAACCGATCACTCAAAGGGTATCTTCCGCCTGAAGATGCAAAATGATGGAAACCTTGTTCAGTACCCAGTGGATACTCCAGACACAGCACAAAATGCTTACTTTGCTACTAGTGTAGGTGGCCTTGGAGATAACGTGACGCTAAACATGGATGCTGATGGCTATCTCTACTTGCTAAACGCTACTGGTTTCAACATTGGGAATCTAACGCAGGGAGGATTTCCTACAGCAGAAACAATTTACCTCGCGAGACTTGATGCTGATGGGATATTCCGGCTGTACTCACATCATCTGATACTGAACGAAAACTGGTCAATTGCATGGTCATCTTCAAATGATCTGTGCAATGTTAAGGGTGTTTGCGGATTAAATGGTCTTTGCATTTTAAATGATCTAAAGGCTGAATGTTTATGTCTTCCAGGATTCGAAATGGTACAACAGGGCAACTGGACTGCAGGCTGCCAGAGGAATTTCACTGCAGAAAGTTGCAAAAGCAAACTCATGCAAGAAGTGCCTAACACCATATGGGAAGATGTTTCATATTCTGCCTTGACAGTGCCATTCAAAGATTCTTGCAAACAAGCCTGTTTGGAGGACTGTAACTGTGAAGCTGCGCTATTCAAAGACAGGACGTGCCAAAAACAAAGGTTTCCATTGAGATATGGGAGAAGGCAACTGACTGATTCATACATTGCTTTCATCAAGGTAAGTATGTCTACACAGACTACATACACCACTCCAAATGGAAATAAGCACAAAGAAAACAAGCAAGAGTTTCGAGTGGACATCCTAATTATTTGTGCTTCATTTGTTGCTTTCGGATGCATGATGTTGGCAATTTCCGGAATTGTGTTTTACAAAAGTCATTTCCGGTATAGAAAACTCTCTTGTGATGGAATTGTTGAACTCAGTGATGAATTTGCCCCACGACCGTTCACTTATTCTGAACTTCAGCAAGTGACGGGTGGTTTTAGGGAAGAGGTTGGTAGAGGATCATTTGGGGCAGTTTATAAAGGGGTAATATCGAATGGCCAGAAGGTTGTAGCTGTCAAAAGACTAGAGAAGGCGTTGGCTGAAGGGGAAAGAGAGTTTCAGACTGAGATGAAAGTTATTGGGAGAACGCATCACAGAAACCTTGTTCGTCTGCTCGGGTATTGCCATGACGGAATTCATAGGCTTTTGGTTTATGAGTACATGAGCAATGGGTCACTTGCAGATGCACTCTTTACACCAGAAAAACGACCTTGTTGGGATGAAAGAATGGGGATTGCTCGCAACATAGCAAGAGGAATTCTTTATCTCCATGAAGAGTGTGAGCAACAAATCATTCACTGTGATATAAAACCTCAGAACatccttatggatgagcacagATGTGCAAAAATCTCTGACTTTGGATTAGCAAAGCTCCTGAAGCAAGACCAAACCAGAACCTTTACCGGCATTAGAGGGACAAGGGGGTATGTTGCTCCAGAGTGGCACCGGAAACTACCCATCACAGTGAAAGCAGATGTTTACAGTTACGGTATTGTGCTATTGGAGATCATATGTTGTCGAAAGTGTGTGGATTGGAATCTACCAGAGAAAGAAGCTGTTCTTGAAGAATGGGCCTACCATTGTTTTGAAGCTGGCGACCTTGATAAATTACTTGGGGATGAAGAGGTTGACCAAAAACAGGTGGAGAGAATGGTTAAATTAGGACTTTGGTGCGTTCAGTATGAACCATCACTCCGGCTGTCAATGAAGAATGTTCTACTTATGTTGGAAGAGATTGTTGATATTCCAATCCCTCCTAGGTCTGACTCTTTCCTAAATGCAATATAG